From Myxocyprinus asiaticus isolate MX2 ecotype Aquarium Trade chromosome 25, UBuf_Myxa_2, whole genome shotgun sequence, one genomic window encodes:
- the LOC127416311 gene encoding serine-rich adhesin for platelets-like isoform X2 yields the protein MSNGATLQSLLLAALCLSSWAAPLESTVTLDGTCCDGQQLRMLENQREDKGTRPLQKDNRKWESVTSSSSSSHLPSSVSDSSDNSFSRSPITANTSLTITSVDTFRQSNTDLHTGVISTKLPQSSSPDGPGSVEEEAVVNSSAREGLGRVTAVGNEDRQSGVGERAVWSYARYQKHSVDEQQSSTIPASRQSVVDHLLVTTDGVSVTQATATSSTIDLERDEPVRLISEYVEASNRSSAFTKGKSGNIQPGGLDDKGTVTPQTRTPLQKDDIRWITETPSDPTDGSFWFSPLTTNPTTPETSLTITSGDSLGGLDLQENTPVSGLRQLDLTFSSRLVDPSDTWTEPVHLQGEEVSVLSSSQEVATEATMSSEDLPLIFEPFEDASAPVSEPSVAMAATAVTVGDPELEKMMSMDTGHASDATLSGVLNWPPTWQTSGDQKSDAVSPSNMLVSGPVTESDEPKEHDENTQKETDEDEEVEEMNSDEEEEESEEDLTETSISTPTRASYSLIPPPPVWVQRNQGLGENYYY from the exons ATGTCAAATGGTGCAACACTCCAAAGTCTCCTGTTGGCTGCGCTGTGTCTATCAAGCTGGGCCGCTCCATTAGAGAGCACCGTCACATTGGATGGCACGTGCTGCGATGGACAACAGCTAAGGATGCTTGAGAACCAAAGAGAAGATAAGGGGACAAGACCTCTACAAAAGGACAACAGAAAATGGGAATCAGTtacgtcatcatcttcatcatctcaTCTCCCATCATCGGTGTCAGACTCAAGCGATAATTCATTCAGCCGTTCCCCAATCACCGCCAACACATCTCTGACCATTACCAGTGTAGACACATTCAGACAATCCAACACTGACCTCCATACAGGTGTGATCTCCACTAAACTACCACAGTCATCTTCTCCAGATGGTCCTGGAAGCGTTGAGGAGGAAGCAGTTGTAAACAGCAGTGCTCGAGAAGGGTTGGGCAGAGTGACAGCTGTTGGAAATGAGGACAGACAGTCAGGGGTGGGTGAGCGAGCAGTCTGGTCTTACGCTCGATATCAGAAACACTCTGTAGACGAGCAGCAGAGCTCAACGATTCCGGCCTCAAGACAATCGGTTGTGGATCATTTGCTGGTGACTACAGATGGGGTGTCTGTCACACAGGCTACGGCAACCTCTTCTACCATTGATCTAGAGAGAGATGAGCCCGTTAGATTAATCTCAGAGTATGTTGAAGCATCTAACAGGTCGTCTGCATTTACAAAAGGAAAGAGTGGGAACATCCAGCCAGGAGGTTTAGATGATAAGGGGACGGTGACACCACAAACTAGAACTCCTCTACAGAAGGACGACATAAGATGGATCACCGAAACTCCTTCAGACCCAACCGATGGTTCATTCTGGTTCTCTCCATTGACCACTAACCCAACCACACCAGAAACATCTTTAACCATTACCAGTGGAGACTCGCTGGGTGGGTTAGATCTCCAGGAGAACACACCTGTGTCTGGACTCCGTCAGCTGGATCTGACCTTTAGCTCCAGATTAGTGGATCCTTCTGATACCTGGACAGAGCCAGTTCACCTGCAGGGAG AGGAAGTGAGTGTTCTTTCCTCATCTCAGGAGGTGGCTACAGAGGCGACCATGTCCTCTGAAGATCTGCCGCTGATATTTGAGCCGTTTGAGGATGCCTCAGCACCGGTGTCCGAACCGTCTGTCGCCATGGCAGCAACAGCTGTAACCGTGGGAGACCCAGAGCTTGAGAAAATGATGTCTATGGATACAGGCCACGCCTCTGATGCCACTCTCTCAGGAGTGCTGAATTGGCCGCCAACATGGCAGACGTCTGGAGATCAAAAATCTGATGCCGTCAGTCCATCAAATATGCTGGTCAGCGGTCCAGTCACAGAATCTGATGAGCCAAAAGAGCATGATGAAAACACACAGA AGGAGACTGATGAAGACGAGGAAGTTGAGGAGATGAATTCtgatgaagaggaggaagagagtgAAGAGGACCTGACAGAAACCTCCATCTCAACCCCCACACGCGCCTCCTACAGCCTCATACCTCCTCCTCCAGTCTGGGTGCAGCGGAACCAGGGACTGggtgagaattattattattaa
- the LOC127416328 gene encoding actin-related protein 10-like: MPLFEGLGSGGEKTAVVIDIGAAYTKCGFAGETGPRFIIPSEIKHPGSQKAVCVVQYNINTEELYAILKEFIHLLYFRHLLVNPRDRRVVIIESILCPSHFRETLSKVFFKHFEVPSVLFGPSHLMSVMTLGVQSALVMDCGYTETLVLPIYEGIPILSAWEALPMGGKAIHKELHSLLSEQCTVDTDAGTGLNLPSVINAVSEDVVEDIKVRMCFVSDLQRGMKIQEAKFNIDGSAERPAPPPDVEYPLDGQTILHVKGSIRDSVAEMLFEQDNEEKSIATLLLDTLVKCPIDTRKVLSENLVIIGGTAMLPGFLHRLLAEIRTLVEKPKYRDALATKSFRIHSPPAKPNCTAWLGGAIFGALQDILGSRSVSRDYYNQTGRIPDWCCLSNPPPDLVYEAGKTPPPLMKRAFSTEK; the protein is encoded by the exons ATGCCCTTGTTTGAAGGCTTGGGCAGTGGAGGAGAGAAGACAGCAGTGGTTATTGATATAGGAGCGGCGTACACAAA ATGTGGTTTTGCTGGAGAGACGGGGCCGAGGTTCATCATTCCCAGTGAAATTAAACACCCTGGATCTCAGAAG GCTGTTTGTGTCGTCCAGTACAACATCAACACAGAGGAGTTGTATGCTATTCTGAAGGAGTTCATTCATCTGCTGTACTTCAG GCATTTGCTTGTGAATCCTCGTGATCGTCGTGTGGTGATCATTGAATCCATCCTGTGTCCATCGCACTTTAGAGAAACACTCTCCAAAGTCTTCTTCAAACATTTTGAG GTTCCGTCGGTGCTGTTTGGTCCGAGTCACCTGATGTCTGTTATGACTCTGGGCGTTCAGTCTGCTCTCGTGATGGATTGTGGCTACACCGAGACTCTGGTGTTACCA ATCTATGAAGGGATTCCGATCCTGTCAGCCTGGGAAGCGCTGCCAATGGGAGGAAAAGCCATTCATAA GGAGTTGCACAGTCTGTTGTCCGAGCAGTGCACGGTTGACACAGACGCTGGCACAGGCCTCAATCTGCCCTCCGTTATTA atgctgtttcGGAGGACGTTGTGGAGGATATTAAAG TGCGGATGTGTTTTGTTAGCGACTTGCAGAGAGGCATGAAGATCCAGGAGGCCAAATTTAACATAGATGGATCAGCTGAG AGACCTGCTCCTCCTCCAGATGTAGAATATCCATTAGATGGCCAAACGATTCTTCATGTTAAAGGTTCCATCAG AGATTCTGTGGCTGAGATGTTGTTTGAACAGGATAACGAGGAGAAATCCATTGCCACTCTGCTGCTCGACACTTTGGTTAAG TGTCCCATTGACACTCGTAAGGTTCTGTCAGAGAACTTGGTGATAATCGGTGGAACGGCCATGCTACCTGGGTTCCTGCACCGCTTGCTGGCTGAGATCCGCACACTGGTGGAGAAACCGAAGTACAGAGATGCTCTAGCTACCAAGAGCTTCCGTATCCACAGCCCACCAGCAAAACCCAACTGCACTGCCTGGTTAGGAG GTGCTATATTTGGAGCTTTGCAAGATATCTTGGGCAGTCGGTCTGTGTCCAGAGACTACTACAACCAGACGGGCCGCATCCCGGACTGGTGCTGTCTCAGTAACCCCCCACCTGATTTAGTTTATGAGGCAGGAAAAACCCCCCCACCTCTGATGAAAAGGGCTTTTTCCACCGAGAAATGA
- the LOC127416311 gene encoding serine-rich adhesin for platelets-like isoform X1 translates to MSNGATLQSLLLAALCLSSWAAPLESTVTLDGTCCDGQQLRMLENQREDKGTRPLQKDNRKWESVTSSSSSSHLPSSVSDSSDNSFSRSPITANTSLTITSVDTFRQSNTDLHTGVISTKLPQSSSPDGPGSVEEEAVVNSSAREGLGRVTAVGNEDRQSGVGERAVWSYARYQKHSVDEQQSSTIPASRQSVVDHLLVTTDGVSVTQATATSSTIDLERDEPVRLISEYVEASNRSSAFTKGKSGNIQPGGLDDKGTVTPQTRTPLQKDDIRWITETPSDPTDGSFWFSPLTTNPTTPETSLTITSGDSLGGLDLQENTPVSGLRQLDLTFSSRLVDPSDTWTEPVHLQGEEVSVLSSSQEVATEATMSSEDLPLIFEPFEDASAPVSEPSVAMAATAVTVGDPELEKMMSMDTGHASDATLSGVLNWPPTWQTSGDQKSDAVSPSNMLVSGPVTESDEPKEHDENTQKETDEDEEVEEMNSDEEEEESEEDLTETSISTPTRASYSLIPPPPVWVQRNQGLVRSWVELIREKAGYVSGMLAPVGIGIAGALLLVGALYSIRVIHHKRRDNFKHQRRKPPREIRSGPDNAMLLADSSEDEF, encoded by the exons ATGTCAAATGGTGCAACACTCCAAAGTCTCCTGTTGGCTGCGCTGTGTCTATCAAGCTGGGCCGCTCCATTAGAGAGCACCGTCACATTGGATGGCACGTGCTGCGATGGACAACAGCTAAGGATGCTTGAGAACCAAAGAGAAGATAAGGGGACAAGACCTCTACAAAAGGACAACAGAAAATGGGAATCAGTtacgtcatcatcttcatcatctcaTCTCCCATCATCGGTGTCAGACTCAAGCGATAATTCATTCAGCCGTTCCCCAATCACCGCCAACACATCTCTGACCATTACCAGTGTAGACACATTCAGACAATCCAACACTGACCTCCATACAGGTGTGATCTCCACTAAACTACCACAGTCATCTTCTCCAGATGGTCCTGGAAGCGTTGAGGAGGAAGCAGTTGTAAACAGCAGTGCTCGAGAAGGGTTGGGCAGAGTGACAGCTGTTGGAAATGAGGACAGACAGTCAGGGGTGGGTGAGCGAGCAGTCTGGTCTTACGCTCGATATCAGAAACACTCTGTAGACGAGCAGCAGAGCTCAACGATTCCGGCCTCAAGACAATCGGTTGTGGATCATTTGCTGGTGACTACAGATGGGGTGTCTGTCACACAGGCTACGGCAACCTCTTCTACCATTGATCTAGAGAGAGATGAGCCCGTTAGATTAATCTCAGAGTATGTTGAAGCATCTAACAGGTCGTCTGCATTTACAAAAGGAAAGAGTGGGAACATCCAGCCAGGAGGTTTAGATGATAAGGGGACGGTGACACCACAAACTAGAACTCCTCTACAGAAGGACGACATAAGATGGATCACCGAAACTCCTTCAGACCCAACCGATGGTTCATTCTGGTTCTCTCCATTGACCACTAACCCAACCACACCAGAAACATCTTTAACCATTACCAGTGGAGACTCGCTGGGTGGGTTAGATCTCCAGGAGAACACACCTGTGTCTGGACTCCGTCAGCTGGATCTGACCTTTAGCTCCAGATTAGTGGATCCTTCTGATACCTGGACAGAGCCAGTTCACCTGCAGGGAG AGGAAGTGAGTGTTCTTTCCTCATCTCAGGAGGTGGCTACAGAGGCGACCATGTCCTCTGAAGATCTGCCGCTGATATTTGAGCCGTTTGAGGATGCCTCAGCACCGGTGTCCGAACCGTCTGTCGCCATGGCAGCAACAGCTGTAACCGTGGGAGACCCAGAGCTTGAGAAAATGATGTCTATGGATACAGGCCACGCCTCTGATGCCACTCTCTCAGGAGTGCTGAATTGGCCGCCAACATGGCAGACGTCTGGAGATCAAAAATCTGATGCCGTCAGTCCATCAAATATGCTGGTCAGCGGTCCAGTCACAGAATCTGATGAGCCAAAAGAGCATGATGAAAACACACAGA AGGAGACTGATGAAGACGAGGAAGTTGAGGAGATGAATTCtgatgaagaggaggaagagagtgAAGAGGACCTGACAGAAACCTCCATCTCAACCCCCACACGCGCCTCCTACAGCCTCATACCTCCTCCTCCAGTCTGGGTGCAGCGGAACCAGGGACTGg tgcGGAGCTGGGTTGAACTTATAAGAGAAAAG GCCGGCTATGTGTCTGGTATGTTGGCACCGGTTGGCATCGGAATAGCTGGTGCTCTTCTGTTGGTTGGCGCTCTGTACAGTATCAGAGTGATTCATCACAAACGGAGAGACAACTTTAAACATCAGAGGAGGAAG CCGCCCAGAGAAATTCGGAGCGGGCCTGACAATGCAATGCTTCTGGCTGACAGCTCAGAGGATGAATTCTGA